In [Mycobacterium] stephanolepidis, the genomic window GGGATGGTGGCTGGCGATGCTGGTCTACATCCTGCCGCGGCGCGCGCAACTGGCCGCGGCGGCGGCGGACACACTCGGCGTGTTGATCGCCACCGGTTGTGCGCTGGCGCTCGTGGTCGCGGGGCTGTGGCTACAGCATTGCTGTAAGTCGCCACCCGACCCGCCCGCGAGCCCCGCCCGATAGCACCCGCCCATGTCGAATCGCCGATTCGAGGTCGGCCAGCACACTGCACTGTCCGGGTACAGTCACCCCCATGACGATTCCGACCCGAGCGGCGAAGCCTCGGCGTGGCAGCCGTCGCCCCGGGTGGGCGTTGCTGACCGCGTTGCTGGTGCTGGCGATCGGGTCCGGGATTGCCCTGGTTTTCACCGATAAGGCCATCTATTTACGCGTCGGCTTGTTGCTGGCGTTGTGGGCTGCGGTCATCGCGTCATTCGCCGCGCTGACCTACCGTCGGCAGAGCGATACCGACCAGGCGAAGGTGCGCGACCAGAAACTCGTGTACGACCTGCAGTTGGAGCGGGAGATTTCGGCGCGCCGCGAGTACGAGCTGACGGTTGAGAGCAGATTGCGCCAGCAGCTGGCAGGGGAGATCGAGGCGCAGGCTACCGACGAGATCGCCACCCTGCGCGCTGAGCTCGCCGCGCTGCGCACCAATCTGGAGATCCTTTTCAACACCGAGCTCAGTGAGCGTCCGGCGATCGAGCATGACCCGATTCGCGCGTTGGGGCCCTGGCCGGGAGCCGAGCCCGAGCCCGCACCGAATGTAGGCGCACCGGCTGCCGCATTCACTCACTCAGTCCGCGAGCCGCAACCCGCGCCGACCGCCGAGTACCAGGACGTGACGGCGGTCGAAGAGGACAACCGGACATCGGAGTACCCGATCATCGATGTCGCCGAAGATCCTCATCATGTCGATGAGCAGGAAGCACCTCCCACGCCGCCGTATCCGGCGCCTCCGTATTACGGTGCCGCGCAACCTCACGAGCCCGAGCCGTATCAACAGCCGGTCTCATCCGGTACGCATTGGCGCCCGCAGCCAGAGCCGCATGTTGCCCAGCCCCCGGCGCCGGAGCATGAACCTGCGGTTTCGGCCGCACCGCCCGCCGCGGAATCTGTGCAGCAAGCGTATTGGGCTGCCAAACAAGAGGATTGGGATGCTGCCGCCGACGGTGAGGATTGGGATCCGACGCCCCAGCCCATCGTGCCTCCAGCGCAGGCTGCCCCCCAGCCCGTGTGGAACGCGCCCGCCCCGGAGTGGAACGCCCCGCCTCCGCCGCCTCCGAGTGTCTGGTCTCCGGCACCCGCCGAAGGCCAGTGGTTGCCCCCCGGCACCACCGGAAGCAATTGGGCCTCCAACGAACCCGTACCCGCTCCAGGTCCTTACCAGGCAGAGCCCGTCGTAGGGCGTCATTCTGGATCGCCGTCACGGCACCAGGCCCCGGCCGCGCCCGAGAATGCCGGTGGTGGGCACTGGGCGCCCGAGCCGTCCTACCCGCCGCCTCCGCCCGCCCCGGAACCGTCGAATTATCCGGAGAGCTCCGGGGGTCACCGGGCGCCAGAACCTGAGGAGAAGCGCGGACGCCGCCGGGCCCCAGAACCCGAGGAATCCGACGAGCCGCGCGGTCGACGGCGGGCCCCGGAACCCGAGGAATCGGAAGAGTCGCGCGGCCGGCGCCGGGTCGAGGAAACGGGCGGCTTCTCGGTCGCCGACCTGCTGGGACGTCTCCAAGAAGATCCCTCGGAGTCCTCAGAGTCCGGTGGCGGCCGACGTCGGCGCCGCGAGGACTGACTTCGGCGGATTTCGTCACCGTGCGCGAAAGTGAGCAATCTAACGGCTCAGAGCCCTGCCGGTAGCGCCTCGGTGGGATTAGCCTGCTGATGACCGTCCGGTACCTGCCAGGCAGGACTGGAACGTATCTAGTCTGCGAGGTGTCTCGTTCAGCATGTCTGAGGCTTTCAATGTCGATGGCCAAGCCGATGGGCCACTCGATGGCTTGCGGCCCGCGCGTCTGGCTGTCGGGATCATCTCGGCAGGCCGAGTGGGTACCGCCATCGGTGTCGCGCTGGAGGCGGCGGGCCATTTCGTTGTCGCATGCAGTGCGGTGTCTGATGCCTCGCGTCGGCGTGCCGAGGAACGCCTGCCGGAAAGTCAGGTCCTGTCCGCCCAAGAGGTCGCTCCGCGTGCCGAGCTCTTGATCCTTGCGGTACCGGATCACGAACTGGGGGCCTTGGTCTCGGGGCTCGCCACTACCGGTTCGGTACGGCCCGGAACCATTGTGGTGCATACCTCGGGCGCCAACGGCATCGCGATCCTTGAGCCGTTGACTGCCCTCGGGTGTGTGCCGCTGGCCATCCATCCGGCCATGACCTTCGCGGGCGGTGATGAGGACATTGAACGACTTCCCAATGCCTGCTTTGGAATTACCGCGGCCGACGAGATCGGCTACGCGATCGGTACGGCGCTGGTGCTGGAGATAGGCGGGGAGCCGGTGCGAGTGCGCGAGGACGCCCGCACTCTCTATCACGCCGCCCTGGCGCACGGAAGCAACCACGTGATGACGCTGGTGCTGGATGCGGTTGAGGCGCTGCGATCGGCGCTGTGGGGTCAGGAACTGTTGGGGCAGGAGATCATTGGTGATGGACCAGGCGGGTTGCCCGAACGGATGCTGGCGCCTTTGATACGTGCCGCCGTCACCAATGCGCTGGACCGCGGGCAGTCGGCTCTGACGGGCCCGGTGGCGCGGGGAGACGGCGCCGCCATCGAGCGCCACCTCGATGCGCTTACCGAGGCGGATCCGGCGCTGGCCGAGGCCTACCGCGCCGATGCTCGACGTACTGCGCAGCGGGCGCACGCGCCCCAATCGGTTTTCGCCGCACTGGAACCCCGGACTAGGTAGGGCTGCTTGATGACGAGTTTGTATGGACCGAAGGGGCCGAAGGGCTACCTCAGTGGAGAACTGACCGTTCACCATGATCCCGACACAATGTATGACGTGTCGAAAGCAT contains:
- a CDS encoding DUF6779 domain-containing protein — protein: MTIPTRAAKPRRGSRRPGWALLTALLVLAIGSGIALVFTDKAIYLRVGLLLALWAAVIASFAALTYRRQSDTDQAKVRDQKLVYDLQLEREISARREYELTVESRLRQQLAGEIEAQATDEIATLRAELAALRTNLEILFNTELSERPAIEHDPIRALGPWPGAEPEPAPNVGAPAAAFTHSVREPQPAPTAEYQDVTAVEEDNRTSEYPIIDVAEDPHHVDEQEAPPTPPYPAPPYYGAAQPHEPEPYQQPVSSGTHWRPQPEPHVAQPPAPEHEPAVSAAPPAAESVQQAYWAAKQEDWDAAADGEDWDPTPQPIVPPAQAAPQPVWNAPAPEWNAPPPPPPSVWSPAPAEGQWLPPGTTGSNWASNEPVPAPGPYQAEPVVGRHSGSPSRHQAPAAPENAGGGHWAPEPSYPPPPPAPEPSNYPESSGGHRAPEPEEKRGRRRAPEPEESDEPRGRRRAPEPEESEESRGRRRVEETGGFSVADLLGRLQEDPSESSESGGGRRRRRED
- a CDS encoding Rossmann-like and DUF2520 domain-containing protein translates to MSEAFNVDGQADGPLDGLRPARLAVGIISAGRVGTAIGVALEAAGHFVVACSAVSDASRRRAEERLPESQVLSAQEVAPRAELLILAVPDHELGALVSGLATTGSVRPGTIVVHTSGANGIAILEPLTALGCVPLAIHPAMTFAGGDEDIERLPNACFGITAADEIGYAIGTALVLEIGGEPVRVREDARTLYHAALAHGSNHVMTLVLDAVEALRSALWGQELLGQEIIGDGPGGLPERMLAPLIRAAVTNALDRGQSALTGPVARGDGAAIERHLDALTEADPALAEAYRADARRTAQRAHAPQSVFAALEPRTR